The genomic region TGTCcttgtaaatgagctggagataGCAGGCCGCTGGGGGCAGGTGTGTCTTCCTCCTGCATGCACTGACGCTCCCCATCAGCGCCTCTGACTTCTCCAGCAGAAGAGGGTGGGCGGAGCCAACCCTCAGCCTGCGGCACCGACAGCACCGACACCTCCATCACTTCCAACAAGGTGAGCGCACTCATTTGCATGGACGCCCAAGGTTGGCCCTGGGGAAGGAAAGCCACCGCCTCCTGCCCACCCCCTCCCTCAGGCTCCATTTGTCAATATTGGATTTGGGTAAATGCAAGGTGCGACAGGTGTATGAGACCATCCTCTCGCTTtaaaaacttacaaaaaaaaaaaaaaaaagagtgatgGAGTGGTAGCTATTTATATCGCGACTATATAAAGTGGCCGTTGCTTGCGCACGTTCATTCCCCCCTGACGGTGCAGGTGAAGGGGAAAGAGCGCGCCTCCCGGCCGCGAGCGCGGCTCCCGCAGTCCTGTCAGCTAAGCGTTGCCAAAGCGCCGTTGTGGGTAAGATCCACCTGCGACTCAAACACTCTCGACGTTGCACTGTGTCGTAAAGaagtctaatttttttttaacagatgtttATCTACAGATGCGTCACGAACAAAGTAAACGTGCTGATTAACTTTTTGGTTCTCTTTTAGGACACGTAGCAGAGACGCAGCGCACCTGGAGTCGACCTTCTTGGCTTCTACCAATGAGACCGCAGGCACTATTAGGTGCTGTTAGAGCCTGTCAGACCCTATTAAAGTGTATTCGAGGTACATGACTTTTGGACTTTTGGTGTCTCTCTTGGGAAGACAGCGACCCCCCCACGTtccgtcccccccccctccgtcccccaccccccccccgggaaAGGACGATTTCTGTGTTTGCCTCACGTTGAGCCTCACGTACAATACCTGAAGATGAAGTTTTGTTCGTTCGGCTCGCGTTAAGCAGGTACAGATTTGCTTCggaaacaagaaataaaataactgacCAGGGGGGAACACCTGAGCCGAAGCACAcgatcattattttttttttttttttttcaaaaaaaggagGAGAATGGATGCGATACATGTTCCACCGCTTCTTCGTTTTCTATTttctaatgcatttttattttgtattaaaaagtgCTGTCGTTATGTAGATATGAAATAGTTATCCAACTCAGTGCATATTTAATCTAttaataacatgtttttttttttttttttaaagttatgaaatctttttttatgaTTAACATTTGAAAGTTGGTTTTGGTTTTTGTACCGTttcggtattttttttttttttttaattgcatgaaTTGTCAAGTTCATTTCAGTGCACTTCTAAGAGTAGAATGCtttatttcagaaataacaGCTCTTATGGATTATATTTCAGATCTTTGATAGTAGACATTCcatcatatttataattttatgtaTGGCTGTGTgaaatgcaaattattatttgtgtatttttggcAGATGAAGTGAAGTTCACATTTTAATAGTATAGAAATGTTAGGGAAGGGTGACAATGTCACCTTTGTTCTGTAACCATCCATCTCGATATCCCAGAGCAGACACAAAACcaactatacacacacatatatatatatccatggCCCACAGTCTGAGAGATCCTTTGTCTTCTCCATGTAAATGGAGGGAAATGTTCCTTTGATTAAAGACAATTTTGTTGGTGAGAAATCAGTTTCTCAGCCTTAATATTGATGTTTGCTCACAGTTCAAAAAGAATATACTTCCCATGTTTCATTCATCCAAAAAACTGCCTTTCTATTGACTGTGTAACAAAAAAGATGTAACAGTGTGTAATGGATGGACTTGGTAAGCAAATATGAGAACTAGTTTTTCTTGCATTAGTCAACAGAAGgtggaaaaacaaagttaatCCTTTAAAGAGTATCACccatgtaaaacacacatcCAGTGTTTAAGAAAATTAACAAATACACAGTTGTATAGAATTGCATTTTTTATATTGAAATTTTCACACTAAATAGTGCTGTTGTGCAAGCTTACAGGGGAACCTTAAATGCTGATGAAGCTTACTGCTCTACTTCGAGTTACTTTTACCATTATTatcacaattatttttatttgtgaaataaaaGACTAAACTCCTTCTCAGATCAGCAGACTTCTTGTTTATGGCCCAACTATTGTCAGTATAAATGTTACACAAAGCAGTTTGTTAGAACTTTCACTGACTTCCCATGGTACATTCTCTCAGCTTTCTTTTATGAGAAGTCATGGCATaaatttcttaaataaaataattattcactCAGTTCTTCTAGACCAATGTAAAACTAACAATTTCCAAAGGCTGTTTTGCATTCTTTGTAAAATGCAATTGTTTTGACAGATGCTTACTTTTGAATGCTTGTCCCGTGTTATCTGAGCACAGATCCATACGTTTTTAACCACAGCTGCTTTAGTGCTTTTTAATCATCTCTGTTACCAGAAGTgagttattacatttacagagGCAGGACAACTGCAGGATGTTAGTTAAGTGGAGCACAATCATTGCCTGCAGGCTAGTTTGCAATGAAGAAATGGTTAAAAAGGTCActaatgaaatatgtaaatgccTTATGGTGGTTTCTTGCTGCTCATTGTGCGCTAGCTGACATGATCTCTGCTCCTGGAGCCTGAAGCCTTAAAGAcctctgtgttgtgtgtgttcgtgttcgtGCGCACATGCTGGGGGGGCATCTTTTACCCACATGCGCTGCCCCGCAACACAAAGCTTTCAAAGAGCAGATGTTACCTGCCTGACCCGTCAGTGGCTGTTCAAATTTGTCCTTCGGAGGATTAGTTTCTATGGCAACAGCAAACGCGTGGAAAACCTGCACACGGCCTCCTATTCTCCTTTGCACTGGCTAATCAAACAGCCTTTCCTGGTGTGCAACAGGACAGTGTAGCCCTAGACCCCCAAACACCGGCAGGGAAGGAGTATTAATAAATACCTGTTGTTTTGTTCTCAAACAAGGAGATGCTGTCAATTTTCCACTGATGACTTCATTCACTTACTGTGCAAAAAATAATCTAACTCACTAAGACGTACAAGGTAGATATAACGGTTGTCAATAATttagaaaatattaatgttaacaaattttctgtttgaaatgcCAGCTTTTTCCATAACTTGTGAAAAACaactttttacatgttttataatGAGTACGTTCATGTGGAACCTATACAGACTGGAAAGTTTTATAAAAATTGAATCCAGTTATGTGCACCTAGTTTTCTAAACACACCTTTACTTTTCTGAGGACTAGAGATGATTGTTCTCACATTTCACAGAGGATATCATAAAGAATTTGGGTTATAATGTCTCTATATGGCACGCAATTATTGTTGGCCGTCTGTGATTAAAACTGCTGTGTTCTCCGTGCTTTCGGATCACGATGAATCTGACCTGCTCCATAACGGCGACGATACTCGGATCAACGAAGGTCTGAGGGACGAGATGAGAACGCGGCGTTGACGGGAGAAAACAGATGTGCAAACACTGTTGTTTGCTCTGGTTGCTGGTGGAGCTCTAAGAGGatgttgttttcattgcatTCAACTTGCAACACCCTGACCAGCTGTTCGCATTCTCTTCATAAGGGCAAACATAATGACACCCTGGGTTAATGGCAGAGGGAGTATGTGCAGATGAACAGACAGGCTTGAATAGAGTAAATGACTCCTCGGGGCTAATATGTTTTATAGAGCCTACATGTATCGCTCAAAGCAATTGAAAGTGTATGATAGCACAGAGCAGaacacatgctgaaaaaagttaaTAGAGAGCAGCACCGGGAAAGTGAACTGCCTGctgtacacatacacagataCCAAAGGATGAATTTTACATATTCTACGTATATATATACCCATACACTGAGAGtgactgtaataaaacaaatatatatatgtttgttttattacagtcaCTCTCACTGTATGGGTTTATCCTTTAGTCCTTTGGTTGAGTATGCTGTAATAGCTCTtacatgcaaaaatgttttgtttttaagctCATCTAACCTTCTGAGTATGGATGCGGCTAAAACCGTTCAACTGTTATTAATCAAGGGACTTGCAATGGTTTGTTTTAAGAATAAGTCTTTTGTAGTACCTCTGTGGAAGAGATAGGGGATTCAAACTAGATCTGAGAGGAAACAGAAGGATGGatgtaaaatggaaatgagGGAAGCTGAATTTCCCAGTTAAATGAGGTCACAGCTGATGCAGAGCAGAGACAGATCTAATCATTCAAATGGGCAAACAAAGGCCACCAGCTGCAGCCACCCCCGTGCACATTTCGCAAGGTGCAGCAGAACCACGCCGGGGCGCGATCACCTGCCCTCTCGCTGAGCGCAGGGATGGGGCTTGGCCTTTGGAAGTGGAGAGGCTGGGAGCTCGTGTACCTCTGTCTCTTGGTGTGACTGGTGAAACGCGGCCCTGGGGAAGCAGGGGTGGAAAGCCATAGGGCTCACTGGTAAATTAGAAAAGTATATTAAAAGTTGCAGTGAATACGGTTTGCTGTAGAGGTGCCAGAGTCCGCGGCAGTCGGGTGTCGTGGAGAAACAACAGCTCCTAACCCCTCTTTCACATCTGGACGAAGACACAGACACGACTAAAAATGTATGAGCAGTTTTTGTGACTATTGTGCTTTTATGTCTTAGGTGTACAGTACTGCAATATTTAGTTCAATGGAAGCCAAAGGTAAACGGGCAATGAAACTTTAAATGAGATGAGCTGAGTAAAAAGAATGTTATAGATGTATTATATTTTCCCTATTCATAGAGTTACATAACTGCATTTAATCTCACTGAAATTATTAGTAATTTACTACTGTATGTTATAAATCATATGGAattagatatttttattttatgaattcagggtaagtaccttggtcaagggtattaaaggaggaggagggatttaAATGAAGTTTTTTACAGTGCACAGTATACTTCAAACAccgtgctacctgctgcctcaaaCTATAGAAAACAATCCCTCCCAGAAATGGactgaaatgtactttaaaaaacacattattaaagATGGGACGTGGTACAATTTCACATTCTTTTACTTATAAAGGCATCAAAGTTTTGATtgatcttcagaaaaaaaaaaactgtaaagggATGTAAAACCTCAGGTGAAGGGTTGTGTGTAACATTGCACATGTGTGTAACTGTTCAGAAAGCTTTCTCTTGCTCTTGTAGTAAAGCATGGTACCACAAGATGTCACCTGAGGCAGGACTTTACACAGAGAGCCACGAAGGCATGGCCATCTCTTCTCACTACAGCAACCGGAAGACACCATTGAGAAACTTGTCACTTACcatatttttattcagaaattaGGCTTGGGCACTTATGCTTTTGCATGTTCTGTTAAATGTCCTGCTCTGAAAGCTTCTTTTACGCTATTGTGCGTTGTGTTTGGTGGGTATCATGGTACAATCTCTTTTGCTCCTTTGTCTCTATTGCTCGTTGTACAAAGTGCACAAAAAAGGTCAGTAGGGCCACCTAGAAAAGCCACAGGCTTCTCGACAGGACGCCTTTACAATGGTTTCCCTTTATTTCCTTCAGTGCACTTGGTGAAATGCATACAACATAATTACAAACCTGACACTTTACAAGTCTCTGAACATGCTGGAAATACTTGGTGTGCACAAGAAATTCAACTAAGAGACAAACCAaccaaaatgcatatttttgagGCAACCACTACCCCTGTGAGAAAAGATCATACTGCGAttagaaaagaagaggaaaattaAAATCAGACCTATACAACTACATTaattatcattcattcattcattactgatAACTATTTATCTTAATGCAGGGTTGAAGTGGTCAGTTAGcatgaaattacaaaaattaaagacaCTTTAATCAATAAAATGCCAAACgtttcattttattgcagtTAAACAACCAACTATCTGTAATCTACATTTGTAATTATCTTTCCCAGCAAATTATACTAAGATCCAGTAATCATAATACTATTcggtataaaaaaataaacaaaatgtgtatAATCTGCAAGGAAATTCTGAAGGAAAGTAGTGTAAATGTATatctggaaacaaaacaaaattaatttaggaAGCCATATTTCTTTAGTATGGTGTCAGTCTTCAGCGGAGAGCAACAAGGCACTATATTGGCGCTGGATATTGACATGTtgctctgttttacatttacatttacatttatttatttagcagacacttttctccaaagcaacttccgatggatactatgtagcgttatgagcccacacaccttattcaccaaggtgacttacactgctagatactctacttacaatgggtcactcatccatacatcaaaataaaatttttaaaaaaagcccagGTAATTTCAGACAGTTTTTGCACGGTACGCTGTCTCAAGCATTCCTACTTTACATTTGTACCATTTCCAGCCTTCAGGTCTGACCCTGTTCTCCTAATCTCGGAGAATGCCGCCATTATCTCCCTTTTCCAATCAAACTGTCGCGTCAGTACGTTGCCATTGTGGCACACCAGTGGCTGGGCGCAGGGCTCGGGCTGCCGTTTTGATGAGTCAGAGAAACTGAACTCGCCTGACAATAGGGGCCGTGAGCCCCTACAATGGTGCGCACTAATACGGCCTTTCAGACGAGCACTGCTGAGTGCGCAGAGCTTGTGCGAATTCGGCACTAAACATGGAGCGCTGGACTATAAATACATAGAAGCGAGGCTGGTGCCTGACACTGATATTACTGGATCTGTCCCACCGTGGTACGTAAGTATTGCCCTACTGCAGCAgaatccaaaataaaaaagtgattaCTGTAAATTAGAAAATACAGAGATTACACCTCATAAGGGAGAacacaatgaaaaaacaaatgaacagattTGACACTGAGAGAGTTCATTCGGTAGCACAGGATCCCTGTGGGATCAGATGATCTCTTTCAGTGCTGATTAAACGTTCCGTCATTCCTCACCCTGCAGACCAACACCAGACCTGGAAGCAGTGCCTGGGGGCTGAGGGTTGCGCTCTGTGTCTGACGTTTCCCCTGTCACCCTCATCCAAGCAGGGCAAGCAGTGGCAGCAGCAACCATGACCACTCAGCAGATGCAGATGGAGCAGATGGGGCAGTTCAGGATAACTGTCTGGGAGGAGGAGAACTTCCAGGGCAAGCGCTGCGAGTTCATGCAGGAGTGCCGGAACATCATGGAGAGGGGCTTCCGCAAGATCCGCTCCATCAAGGTTGAGAACGGCGCGTAAGTCTTTCAGTTGGGGATTTACCCCAGCCCGGTTTATatgggttattattattattattattattattattattactagtagtaatagtagtacaCGTACTAAAATTGCACGGAGTAACATATACTTCTGGGGCAAATCATTTGTactttgaaatatgaaaaacataatACCTAGGAAAATAGTTATGAAGAACATAATTGCtgaatatattataaaatacaattaaacaaTTACACATGATCATTCTAAGCAGCATTTTTTGAAATTACTAAATACGCAAAGCTGCAGGTGAGTGCTTAAACTGAAATACATCTGTAATATGAATACAAGACAGGTAACAGGCCTGTTCTTTTGTAAATATAGTCAGTTTGTAAACACATCCTTACCTTGAAGTGTATATTATATGGCTATGAAGATTTACATGTAGAGTAAGGGTGGAATAGATGTCTCGTTTACATGAACATTGAGTGAATGGCTAATTCTCGACCCACAGACAATTTGTTGGACACTAACTGAATTTCCTTAGGCAGAAAACAACTTGGTCTGAACAATGATGAAACTAATGACCCATAATAGGTTTATAGAGCATCACAGTGGCAGCCAGTATAAAGTTTTCTCTTGGCATTGTGATCTAAACCTTCCTGTTTTGGGTCGCTGTGCTCCATTTACCTGTCATGTTGACTTTCTCTCTATCACTCTATTTTTCTCACTCTGCACCTTTCACGCACTTCCAGCTTCGTAGGGTTCGAGTACCCTGAGTACCAGGGTCAGCAGTTTATTCTGGAGAAGGGAGACTACCCACGCTATGAAGCCTGGAGTGGAAACAGCGGCTACAGGACAGAGCATCTGCTGTCCTTCAGACCAATTAAATGTGCTGTAAGTTCTATTTGAAAAAAGTAGTGGTGCAGAAGGCAGAAGAGTGACAAAGGACATGGACTTGAAATTTTGTTCTGGCTCATTCAAGTCCAACTAGGGTATGCTTGAGCTAGGTAATTAACCTGAAAAGCTCCAGTAAAGTGTCCTGCTGTATCAACTGGTGATGTTGTGATTGGCTTTGAACAAAAATTATCGGTCAAGTAATAATACTGTAACAACCTCATCTAGTCTTCTGAGAAATAgtaatttgttttgcttcagGTTGTCAGAGCCAAAGCAGATACATTTTAACCTTTAAATCTATCAGTAACACTTACTGATATCATAACTCAGGTAGAAAAAAATATAGGCTGCATGTAATtgttattttgctgaaaaagaataataattgaAATTGTTAATGAAACAATTATCTGGTCCAATATAGGATACATTAAGGACAATTGAGTACACAAAtattggttttgtttttattgacaaAGACATCAAGATAATTCAACTCCCCCAACAGAAccacagtgacagcaaggtGACCCTCTACGAGTGCAACGACCTCCAGGGACGCAAGTTCGAGATCTGCGATGACTACCCTTCTCTGCAGGCTATGGGCTGGTGCAGCAAGGAGGTCCCGTCCATCAAAGTCAATTCTGGAGCGTAAGTCACGCTTTTACCCACTAGACGCCTGCCCCAAATTCTTCATACCAGTCATTAGGTAGAAAGTTGCAGCCCTACAGTGTGAGAGGCCCGTAATTGCGGTAATTAGAAGCTCAGATGCTTCATTTCAAGACGCTGTGTGAACAACCAAAATccaaaattgagaaaaaaagcagcagacaCTGTGATGGTCAACAGCTAACTTTACTTATCCATGTGCGATCACTCTCTGCCTCTCTTTTGAACAGCTGGGTGGCTTACCAGTTCCCTGGTTACCGTGGATACCAGTATATCCTGGAGAGAGACAGGCGTGAGGGAGAGTACAGAAACTACAACGAGTACAGCACCCAGGCCCATACCCACCAGATCCAGTCTATTCGCAGGATTCAGCAATAAGTCTCCTCTTATGTACCTCAGGTGGCATGATATGTGATAAAGTAGGCAATAAAGGCTTTATTCAAATGACGGACAAGAGTGCTCCTGACCATTCCTTGCTTTTTAAAAGTTACCTCCATTGCAGGTTAAAATTTACAGTGACAGCTTGTGGAAAATTCCTTAATAAAACACCCACTACTGTCTAATActtaattttactttctttgCTAATGGAtgcatttcaatatttaagTTTTAGTATTCATAGATAGGGTTATCTTTTGTATTAAGACATGATCAAAGGAATGATCATACTATTGGTAAAGTATTCagctatgaaaaataaactcaaCATAGCTTTTTTATGTTAGGAATAAGATGTATTTTCCTGTATCTTACTTCCAATAAACACGAGCACCTATTCACAGCTGCAGTTGTTTCTGCTATTTGATGTTGCTCTATATGGCTTTGCACAAGAATTGCATCAACTACTTCTGCTATAATTACTTAAAATTGACAATACACgattaaagagaaaaagaaacccTCAGATATAAAAATATAGGGATACTGTATATTTGCTTACTATAGTTTCCATACTTAACTGTCATTTCTattggaaaataatttaatcctATTTGGAATGGTGAATGATTTATTCACTTCATTAATGGTAAGTTTATTAGTAAAACCTTCCAGCAAATTAACTATTTCTGGAGgtttacagatgctttttttgaaGGGGTGATAACAGCTGTCCATGGTACTGAACTCGTTGCAGTCAAATGTACAACATCACAACTCCTCCATATTTTTTAACTACTAAGTCCTATTTATCTGAggcctttgtccaaggagacttataaaattatactgtattatactgtaGATGGTTTCGCATCCGACTCACCCTATGTGCAGATTGCATGATGTTCatgggggtttcctcccacagtccaaagacatgtgtttcaggtgaactggtgactccaaaatgCACTCAGTGTGCGGCTGTCCTgtagtggactggtgtcccatccacagTGTACCTTTCATCTGGCCCTGTGTTTCTGAGACCACTGGCTTGGACTACCACGACCTTGCGTGGGACcactggttattgatgatgTATGGAGGTAACTTTGCAGTAACTgctccatttatgcagcagagtattcttactgtatcaactgaAGGTAGAGGCGTATAAGGCCATTGCCCTAAACACTACACCATCTACTGCCCTTTCACATTTGCCTTCATCATCAAGTCTTTCAGACCTTCAAAATCTCTCATGTCATCACGTTCCTTCTTACGTACCATTTCATGAAAGTCATTCAGTTCAATAAATCCATTGCCTCTCCAAAAACAATTACATGGCACATACAATGCAGGGTTATTAACGGTatggaaatttttcaaataagcCGGAAATAAATAGAAAAGCAAGGCTACAGTCGCGTGAGATaagaacttacatttacatttattcatttagcagacgagttttctccaaagcgaggaACATctcaaagaaacaaaagagaGCTTGTACAGAATATCAGTGCGAACGCATTACAAGTAAGGCAACGTTTAGAGCCGTCGCACTGCAATCTTACAAAATGCGGATTCGAATTCGAAATAATAAATCCCGCACTTGAACTGATACGTCAGAATCCCAAATTGTGGGAATATGTAAATCATTGGAGCAAATGATCTAACATCGTAAAATCGTCCTGGGCAAAAGCAAGAACACGTGACGTGCGTTCCTTTCGTTTTTGGGCCCGTTTCAGGTgtggtaggtaggtaggtagggtCCGTTAATGAGTGTCCAGGTTCACTTGGAACATCCTGCTGCGAATCCGCGCAGGCGCGCGTGTGTtggtgtgcgtgcgcgcgcacgcgtgcGAAGGAGCTCCTCCGTCCCTGTGTTCCCTGACTGCCTTCTTAACCCACACTTCAGCCACAGTTCACTTGGAACCTGTACGCCtgtgacaaactgacaaaacacactcacacacccagTCCAGGATCTCCTTATAAACGTTCAGCCAACACACACCTTTCACAAATAGACTTTTTTCTCCCCAGCTGATGTATACAGgtgcaaagcagcagtgctGGGACTGGGGTTGCTGGCTGGATGGCAGGGAAGGGTTTTAACAAATCTGAATCTAATTTTAAACCCGACGGACAAGAGGTAAGTTAAACCATTTACAGCCAGCGAGACAGGAAACAACTACAACgtgaaagaaattaataaaatatgactATTGACATGCTTGTTTATAAACACGGAAGCACAATTTGTTAAGGGTTTAGAAGCTGGATTCCGTCCTGAAGATGCTGATTACATCTGCTGGAGAGGAATTTCGAGGGACGTTTCTACTGTCGCAGTAAACTGTCACCATGTAAATGTTATGGGGCATCATCATGTGAGTATCCTTTGTAGTGACGTGACACTGATTTGGTAATAATCCCTACGTGCCTCTTAG from Scleropages formosus chromosome 12, fSclFor1.1, whole genome shotgun sequence harbors:
- the cryba2b gene encoding beta-crystallin A2b — encoded protein: MTTQQMQMEQMGQFRITVWEEENFQGKRCEFMQECRNIMERGFRKIRSIKVENGAFVGFEYPEYQGQQFILEKGDYPRYEAWSGNSGYRTEHLLSFRPIKCANHSDSKVTLYECNDLQGRKFEICDDYPSLQAMGWCSKEVPSIKVNSGAWVAYQFPGYRGYQYILERDRREGEYRNYNEYSTQAHTHQIQSIRRIQQ